A single window of Streptomyces xanthii DNA harbors:
- a CDS encoding helix-turn-helix transcriptional regulator: MEDTEDTQGTGPAHGGRDPGDIDAIAALQDPVRRRLYEYVAGQGREVGRNEAAEAAGVARTLAAHHLDKLTEVGLLESGSRRLTGRSGPGAGRPAKVYTRIRAERAVSLPARDYRTAAELLAEAAEEAGLDAGLCAAARRRGASLRGSEAPCAGLDEAFATLAARGYEPHVERADDDGTGAPVVRMRNCPFHAVAERFPPLVCGMNLALLEGLLGTDGPVRARMDARPDECCVVVEEA; the protein is encoded by the coding sequence ATGGAGGACACCGAGGACACCCAAGGGACCGGCCCGGCCCACGGCGGCCGCGACCCCGGGGACATCGACGCGATCGCGGCCCTGCAGGACCCCGTACGGCGACGGCTGTACGAGTACGTGGCGGGGCAGGGCCGCGAGGTCGGGCGCAACGAGGCCGCGGAAGCGGCCGGGGTCGCGCGCACCCTCGCGGCGCACCATCTCGACAAGCTGACCGAGGTCGGACTGCTGGAGAGCGGGAGCCGCCGGCTGACCGGGCGCTCGGGTCCGGGCGCCGGGCGGCCCGCCAAGGTGTACACGCGGATCCGCGCCGAGCGGGCCGTGTCCCTGCCCGCCCGCGACTACCGCACGGCCGCCGAACTGCTCGCCGAGGCCGCCGAGGAGGCGGGACTCGACGCCGGCCTGTGCGCGGCCGCCCGCCGCCGGGGCGCGTCGCTGCGCGGCTCGGAGGCACCCTGTGCCGGGCTCGACGAGGCCTTCGCCACGCTGGCGGCGCGCGGTTACGAGCCGCACGTCGAGCGGGCCGACGACGACGGCACGGGCGCGCCCGTGGTCCGGATGCGCAACTGCCCCTTCCACGCCGTCGCCGAGCGGTTCCCGCCGCTCGTCTGCGGCATGAACCTCGCCCTCCTGGAGGGCCTGCTCGGCACGGACGGCCCGGTGCGGGCCCGCATGGACGCCCGGCCGGACGAGTGCTGCGTGGTGGTCGAGGAGGCCTGA